Part of the Phycisphaerales bacterium genome, CCTGAAGACCACCGGCACCCGCGTGCTGCTGGTCGACAGCGACGCGGCGGTCATCGAGGGCCTGGGCAGCATCATCGCCGAGCAGACCGACTACGAGGTCTCGACGGCGACGACGAGCTTCCAGGCCGGCATGCTGTGCGAGAAGCTCCGCCCCCACGTCCTGCTGCTCGACCTGCACCTGGGCGAGAACGAGGCCCAGCAGGTCGTCCAGATGGTCCGCTCCAACGACCACCTGGCCATGACCCGCATCATCGCACTGAGCAACCGATTGACCGACGGCCAGGCCCAGGGCCTCAAGAGCCAGGGCTTCGACGCCTTCCTGCGGAAGCCCTTCCCGGCCCGCGAGGC contains:
- a CDS encoding response regulator produces the protein MPFEKDVLTTGEVAEICKVAPRTVSKWFDSGELEGYRIPGSKDRRIPLPALVKFMKKHRMPLDGLKTTGTRVLLVDSDAAVIEGLGSIIAEQTDYEVSTATTSFQAGMLCEKLRPHVLLLDLHLGENEAQQVVQMVRSNDHLAMTRIIALSNRLTDGQAQGLKSQGFDAFLRKPFPAREALRIIDAMTTMI